The genome window GTTTCACCGACTATTACCAAAAAGAGATGGGCCAAACCTCTACCGCACCTGGTGGAGCCTGCACCGACTGCAAAGCCCGGATCGGCTGGCCGAGTTCAAGCTTTTGGCCAACGAGCTGGAGGACCAATACAGCCGGGAAGTCGAATCCCAAGGCCGGATTGTGAACATCGATCCCGGGTACCTGAA of candidate division TA06 bacterium contains these proteins:
- a CDS encoding DUF4416 family protein yields the protein MSFPHQPQPVKYFLGLIYNGQVSLWDLERVLQNRFDFIDRKSPALEFDGFTDYYQKEMGQTSTAPGGACTDCKARIGWPSSSFWPTSWRTNTAGKSNPKAGL